One Aneurinibacillus migulanus genomic region harbors:
- a CDS encoding fumarylacetoacetate hydrolase family protein — translation MQVIQKTQTIVRYQNHNGKVYYGIVEDDEILQLSSNFTEIVNNQIKYDGVRVKYSDVKILEPVVPSKVVNFGWTYAEHANETGGKANLKEPFLFLKPTSSLIPDQGEIILPSNDLTNQVEMEGELALVIGKRGKNIKEEEALDYVFGCTVFNDVTARDLTKTDPQFTRGKGFDTFGPLGPWIVTGVDPTNLRIVTTLNDKVVQDGNTNQMSLSIPFLISWVSQVMTLEPGDVLATGSPSGSCPMKSGDVVSVEVENIGKLCNYVK, via the coding sequence ATGCAAGTAATACAAAAAACACAAACGATAGTTCGCTATCAGAATCATAATGGTAAAGTATACTACGGAATTGTTGAGGATGACGAAATTTTACAATTGTCCAGTAATTTCACTGAAATTGTAAATAATCAAATAAAATATGATGGTGTAAGAGTTAAATATAGTGATGTGAAAATTTTGGAGCCTGTAGTACCCTCAAAAGTGGTTAATTTCGGTTGGACATATGCTGAACACGCAAACGAAACTGGAGGGAAGGCCAATCTCAAGGAACCGTTTTTATTTTTAAAACCAACATCTTCCTTGATTCCAGATCAGGGGGAAATCATTCTTCCGTCAAATGATTTAACCAATCAGGTGGAAATGGAGGGGGAATTGGCGCTCGTTATTGGGAAACGCGGCAAAAATATAAAAGAAGAAGAGGCATTAGATTATGTTTTTGGCTGTACTGTATTTAATGATGTGACTGCAAGAGACCTTACAAAAACGGATCCCCAGTTTACACGCGGCAAAGGTTTTGACACTTTTGGTCCATTGGGGCCATGGATTGTGACAGGTGTAGATCCAACTAATTTACGAATAGTTACAACTTTAAACGACAAGGTCGTACAAGATGGTAATACCAATCAGATGTCACTTTCCATTCCTTTCCTTATTAGTTGGGTTTCACAGGTTATGACACTGGAGCCGGGGGATGTCTTGGCTACTGGTTCACCTTCTGGCAGTTGTCCAATGAAGTCAGGCGATGTTGTATCTGTGGAAGTAGAGAATATCGGCAAGCTATGTAATTATGTAAAATAA
- a CDS encoding ATP-binding cassette domain-containing protein → MLYVNIRKTLPYFGLDVTFEVGNEIVVLFGSSGAGKTTILNSVAGLVQPDAGLIQLHETVFFETNKKPLPTRKRRLGYLFQDYALFPHMTVEKNISYGIKGKPDGDRQAFLSQLLSILGIRHLLPKYPHQISGGEKQRVALARALAGKPDVLLLDEPLSALDAGTRRQCQDELLDLHRLWQIPVLLVTHDEQEAQKLGNRILEIEQGRIAGTKSIVGAN, encoded by the coding sequence ATGCTTTATGTAAATATCCGAAAAACGCTCCCCTATTTTGGGCTTGATGTTACGTTTGAAGTCGGAAATGAAATTGTTGTGTTATTCGGTTCATCTGGAGCGGGAAAGACAACCATTCTGAATAGTGTGGCTGGTCTGGTTCAACCCGACGCGGGATTGATTCAATTACACGAAACCGTTTTTTTCGAGACGAATAAGAAGCCGTTGCCTACGAGAAAGCGCCGGCTTGGTTACTTGTTTCAGGATTATGCGCTTTTTCCCCATATGACGGTAGAGAAAAACATTTCGTACGGAATCAAGGGAAAACCGGATGGTGACCGTCAGGCTTTCCTTTCACAGTTGCTTAGCATTCTTGGCATTCGCCATCTGCTGCCGAAATATCCACATCAGATTTCGGGTGGAGAAAAGCAGCGGGTAGCTTTGGCGCGGGCGCTTGCGGGCAAGCCGGATGTGCTGTTATTGGATGAACCGTTATCGGCGCTTGATGCCGGGACGAGACGTCAATGTCAGGATGAATTGCTGGATTTGCACCGGCTCTGGCAAATTCCTGTGCTCCTTGTTACACATGACGAACAAGAGGCGCAGAAATTGGGGAATAGAATTTTAGAAATCGAGCAAGGAAGAATCGCCGGAACAAAGTCCATCGTGGGTGCAAACTAA
- a CDS encoding small multi-drug export protein — protein sequence MEIWMKIASVIGASILELWMAIPVGFALGLHPVIIAVASALGSIIAAVVVIFLAKSLRNWLMKRMERKNKRQGRMGKIWQKYGVIGLGLASPLLTGAPLGAAIGVSFGAKPVTLFIWMAIGIIVWSGILTAAVAMGMLSLTSFA from the coding sequence ATGGAAATATGGATGAAAATTGCTTCGGTTATCGGTGCAAGCATCTTAGAGTTGTGGATGGCGATTCCTGTTGGATTTGCCCTCGGTCTTCATCCAGTTATCATCGCCGTAGCAAGCGCCCTTGGCTCCATTATCGCTGCGGTAGTCGTTATTTTCTTGGCTAAATCATTACGTAATTGGCTGATGAAGCGAATGGAACGTAAAAACAAAAGACAGGGACGTATGGGTAAAATTTGGCAGAAATATGGTGTTATCGGACTTGGATTGGCTTCGCCTTTGCTTACAGGGGCACCGCTTGGTGCTGCGATCGGCGTGTCATTCGGCGCGAAGCCTGTTACGTTATTTATCTGGATGGCCATTGGCATTATTGTGTGGAGCGGTATTCTTACGGCTGCAGTCGCAATGGGAATGCTCAGCTTAACTTCGTTTGCGTAG
- a CDS encoding GNAT family N-acetyltransferase — MTTINVTLRAFEEEDIADLHRWLNDADSISLVGRVPMTFEETRKHVEHKRQQGDLVLAIENEDKKAVGWIFLQNIEHEHGRASIGILLAPEYRGCGYGKPAMEKMIDIGFKQLRLHKIYLTTRGINQRAIELYQKIGFVVEGQLRQHAYSEGNYYDTYFMGLLADEWMNT; from the coding sequence TTGACGACGATAAATGTAACGCTACGTGCGTTTGAGGAAGAAGATATTGCAGACCTTCACCGCTGGTTAAATGACGCCGATTCCATCTCGTTAGTTGGCCGTGTGCCGATGACGTTTGAAGAGACGCGAAAGCATGTAGAACATAAAAGACAACAGGGAGATCTTGTGTTAGCGATCGAAAATGAGGACAAAAAAGCAGTAGGCTGGATTTTCTTGCAAAACATTGAGCACGAACATGGAAGGGCGAGCATTGGGATTCTGCTAGCCCCTGAATATCGGGGTTGCGGGTATGGGAAGCCAGCGATGGAGAAAATGATCGACATAGGATTTAAGCAGCTTCGTCTGCATAAGATTTATTTAACAACAAGAGGCATAAATCAACGAGCCATTGAACTATATCAAAAGATTGGATTTGTAGTCGAAGGTCAATTGCGTCAGCATGCGTATAGTGAGGGGAACTATTATGATACATATTTTATGGGCTTATTGGCGGATGAATGGATGAACACATAA
- the modA gene encoding molybdate ABC transporter substrate-binding protein, protein MLKRIAFIFMLVVGMLALAGCGSNSSDMSASKETASSDKTEVMVLAAASLTDALNELKPTFEKEHNNVSVTYSFGSSGKLAQQIEQGAPADVFLSASKKDMDKLQDKNGISKDSRADFAKNELVLIVPKNSQLAVKSFEDINPGQLKNLAVGEPESVPVGRYTKETFEKLGMWQKLQDQLVLGKDVRQVLTYVESGNADAGIVYASDAKTSEKVKVLATAKPEWHKPIVYPGAVVASTKHSKEAQAFLDYLKSEKGQEVLKKYGFQ, encoded by the coding sequence ATGTTGAAACGAATCGCTTTTATCTTTATGTTAGTAGTAGGCATGTTGGCTCTGGCCGGCTGCGGGAGCAATAGCAGTGATATGAGCGCAAGCAAAGAGACCGCCTCTTCTGATAAAACAGAAGTAATGGTATTGGCTGCGGCCAGCTTAACCGACGCGCTCAATGAATTGAAACCAACTTTTGAGAAAGAACATAACAATGTATCCGTTACATACAGTTTCGGAAGCTCAGGCAAGCTGGCCCAACAAATCGAGCAGGGTGCACCAGCGGACGTATTTTTGTCGGCTAGCAAGAAAGACATGGACAAGCTCCAGGATAAAAACGGGATCTCCAAAGATTCGCGTGCCGATTTCGCCAAAAACGAACTTGTTCTTATTGTACCAAAGAATAGCCAGCTAGCGGTCAAGTCCTTCGAGGATATTAATCCTGGCCAGTTAAAAAATCTGGCAGTCGGTGAACCGGAAAGCGTACCAGTGGGAAGATATACGAAAGAAACCTTCGAGAAGCTTGGTATGTGGCAGAAGCTACAGGATCAGCTTGTACTAGGAAAAGATGTGCGCCAGGTGCTGACATATGTAGAATCCGGGAATGCTGATGCTGGAATCGTATACGCGAGTGATGCGAAAACATCGGAAAAAGTAAAAGTGCTCGCAACGGCAAAACCGGAGTGGCATAAGCCTATCGTCTATCCAGGCGCTGTAGTAGCCAGTACGAAGCATTCAAAGGAAGCACAGGCGTTTTTAGATTACTTGAAAAGTGAAAAAGGACAGGAAGTGTTGAAGAAGTACGGCTTTCAATAA
- a CDS encoding helix-turn-helix transcriptional regulator, which yields MAYEEYTVSVQKAIEYIEDHLMEDISLEQIATHSSFSMYHFHRIFQAVTGMTVADYVRKRRLTNAAYELVNTDKRILEIAVEYGFLTQESFTRAFKKMFYMPPGRYRAYLMRLVDGTVENKGGSDMTATNLPQGWIESGSHPFDYTMGVDHKNVHQGTASGYIRSNKREASGFATMMQKFKAENYKGRRLRLSGFVKTEGVEQWAALWMRVDGKDNELLQFDNMYNRPIKGTTNWNHYSVVLDVPSDSIAIAFGLLLGGPGQVWVDSISFDIVDEKVPSTNMEEDIQLPEQPLNLQFEE from the coding sequence ATGGCATATGAAGAGTATACGGTAAGCGTACAGAAGGCAATTGAATACATTGAAGACCATCTTATGGAAGACATCTCTCTAGAGCAAATCGCTACACACTCATCATTTTCGATGTACCACTTTCATCGTATTTTTCAAGCGGTTACGGGTATGACAGTAGCTGACTATGTACGGAAGAGAAGATTGACCAATGCAGCATACGAGCTGGTCAATACTGACAAGCGTATTCTTGAAATCGCGGTAGAATATGGATTTCTTACACAGGAATCTTTTACGCGTGCTTTCAAAAAAATGTTTTACATGCCGCCGGGAAGATATCGTGCTTATTTAATGCGACTGGTCGACGGAACTGTAGAAAATAAAGGAGGAAGCGATATGACAGCAACCAATTTACCGCAAGGATGGATTGAGAGCGGGAGCCACCCATTTGATTATACGATGGGAGTTGATCATAAAAATGTCCATCAGGGAACGGCATCCGGATATATACGTTCAAACAAGAGGGAGGCGTCTGGATTTGCTACGATGATGCAAAAATTCAAGGCAGAGAACTACAAAGGCCGTCGTCTTCGTCTCTCGGGGTTCGTAAAAACAGAGGGAGTTGAGCAGTGGGCAGCCTTGTGGATGCGGGTAGATGGAAAGGATAACGAATTGCTACAGTTTGATAATATGTACAACAGACCGATTAAAGGGACGACCAACTGGAATCACTATAGTGTTGTGCTGGATGTGCCAAGTGATAGCATAGCAATCGCTTTTGGCCTGTTGTTAGGGGGGCCGGGGCAAGTGTGGGTAGATAGTATATCGTTTGATATTGTAGATGAGAAAGTCCCATCTACAAACATGGAAGAAGACATCCAACTTCCCGAGCAACCGTTAAACTTGCAATTTGAAGAATAA
- a CDS encoding metal ABC transporter solute-binding protein, Zn/Mn family, with protein sequence MVNQTVKMIMIFFLMGWALIGCSEKSTTQGSVEEGKNREKLTAVATVGMIADIVANIGKEHVEVTSLMGPGVDPHLYKATQGDIGKLDKADIIFYNGLNLEGKMGDIFVRMANQKPTIAVSEKIDPAILREPPEFQGHYDPHIWFNVKLWMQAAERVKEGLIEADAAHKEDYEQNAAAYLKKLEELDAYAKEQIASIPEASRVLVTAHDAFGYFGDAYGIKVMGLQGISTDAEYGLKDVQNLVNVLVNQRIKAVFIESSVSPKAIEAVVQGAREKGHEVKIGGELFSDAMGEAGTVEGTYIGMVRHNIDSIVAALK encoded by the coding sequence ATGGTTAATCAAACAGTAAAGATGATAATGATTTTCTTTCTTATGGGATGGGCACTTATCGGGTGCTCAGAAAAAAGTACGACTCAGGGAAGTGTTGAGGAAGGAAAGAACAGGGAGAAGCTTACAGCTGTCGCTACTGTAGGAATGATTGCGGATATCGTAGCCAATATAGGCAAAGAGCATGTGGAAGTGACGTCGCTAATGGGACCCGGAGTCGATCCGCATCTTTATAAAGCGACACAAGGCGATATTGGCAAGCTGGATAAAGCGGATATTATTTTCTATAACGGACTGAATCTCGAAGGAAAGATGGGGGACATTTTCGTAAGAATGGCTAATCAGAAGCCAACCATCGCGGTTTCCGAAAAAATCGATCCTGCCATATTGCGAGAGCCTCCGGAATTTCAGGGCCATTATGATCCGCATATCTGGTTCAATGTGAAACTGTGGATGCAGGCGGCGGAGCGTGTGAAAGAAGGGCTTATTGAGGCGGATGCGGCCCATAAGGAAGATTACGAGCAAAATGCCGCCGCTTATCTAAAAAAGCTAGAAGAGCTTGATGCATATGCAAAAGAACAAATCGCGTCCATTCCAGAAGCATCCCGCGTACTTGTTACGGCACATGACGCTTTCGGATACTTCGGAGATGCCTACGGAATTAAAGTAATGGGACTTCAGGGCATCAGTACAGATGCAGAATACGGGTTGAAAGATGTGCAGAATTTAGTGAATGTTCTTGTGAATCAGCGAATCAAAGCGGTATTCATTGAGTCGAGTGTGTCACCGAAGGCTATTGAAGCGGTAGTGCAGGGAGCAAGAGAAAAAGGCCATGAAGTGAAAATTGGTGGTGAGTTGTTCTCGGATGCGATGGGCGAAGCGGGAACAGTGGAAGGAACGTATATCGGCATGGTACGCCATAATATTGATTCTATCGTGGCAGCGCTTAAGTAA
- a CDS encoding substrate-binding domain-containing protein, translating to MSDISYTTEEIAAILKVSKLTVYDLIKKGELPAYRVGRQMRIDAQDLEVYKTRAKKGAAATPHSDKTKHAPGTASSTRPIIICGQDISLDILTKHIEKPGSSYRPLRSYVGSLNGLLSMYKGEADIVSTHLWDGDTDEYNVPYIRKILVGHRYLVVNLLCRRVGFYVKKDNPKKIENWADITRKDIRFVNREKGSGARVLLDEQLRLHDIRIWDISGYEREETNHLAVAGAVASGEADVGLGIEKASYIVGVDFIPLTEERYDLVILKSEENESLRELLLNTLRSSTFQHELATIGGYDLSSTGTIIYETY from the coding sequence ATGAGTGACATTTCTTATACAACCGAGGAGATCGCAGCCATTCTAAAGGTTTCTAAATTGACTGTATACGATTTAATTAAAAAAGGAGAATTGCCCGCCTACCGTGTCGGTCGACAAATGCGTATTGACGCACAAGATCTGGAGGTGTACAAAACAAGAGCTAAAAAAGGAGCTGCAGCCACACCACATTCAGACAAAACAAAGCATGCTCCTGGCACGGCTTCATCAACTAGGCCAATTATTATTTGCGGACAAGATATTAGTCTCGACATATTAACCAAGCATATAGAAAAGCCCGGATCTTCCTATCGTCCGCTCCGTTCGTACGTAGGTAGTCTAAACGGCTTACTTTCCATGTACAAAGGAGAAGCTGATATCGTTAGCACCCATCTCTGGGATGGAGATACCGATGAATATAACGTGCCTTATATCCGAAAAATTCTCGTCGGGCATCGTTACCTAGTCGTTAACCTGCTATGCCGTCGGGTAGGCTTTTATGTCAAAAAAGATAATCCGAAGAAAATCGAGAATTGGGCTGACATAACACGGAAGGATATTCGGTTCGTAAACCGGGAAAAAGGATCGGGGGCACGCGTTCTTTTGGATGAGCAGTTACGCTTACATGACATTCGTATATGGGACATTTCCGGATATGAGAGAGAGGAAACAAATCATCTGGCGGTGGCAGGGGCTGTCGCAAGCGGCGAAGCGGATGTAGGACTCGGTATTGAGAAGGCTTCTTATATCGTAGGAGTGGATTTCATCCCACTTACCGAAGAACGATACGATTTGGTCATATTAAAGTCCGAAGAAAATGAATCCTTGCGTGAGCTGCTTCTCAACACGCTACGCTCCTCGACCTTTCAGCATGAGCTTGCAACGATTGGCGGCTATGATCTATCTTCGACAGGCACCATTATATATGAAACGTACTGA
- a CDS encoding MGDG synthase family glycosyltransferase, with product MNKNVLILSEAVGVGHTKAAEALMQGIELLDPSIEVQVLELGRELHPVSAALLYRFYLSMVTRYPSVWRKVYDYKQNKPLSLWKQSFIYRMLHRTMKDMLYPAPPDLIICTHPFSSSSVACLKRAGYTLRLYTMITDFHAHGAWVQPEVDQYLVSGEEVYGQLIEMGVPEEKISITGIPLTMNFRIKHNKQEVRKLLGIENMPTMLVMGGGLGLGGMERLGSILAKWRDSLQIVICTGHNENLRHMLEAELHHPNVHILGFVDSISQWMDASDWLITKAGGLTCFEALAKRLPLFIYRPLPGHEENNCEFLIRHKLAIRMDTEGEVDGWVDKLLRYPQATSFLEQNMKQFHQMLDPLATARAALTSLKVADRKRTSSGYPPVFARYSGVSSADLCKQSE from the coding sequence TTGAATAAAAATGTGCTAATTTTATCGGAAGCGGTCGGAGTAGGACATACGAAAGCAGCGGAAGCACTCATGCAAGGGATAGAGCTTCTGGATCCTTCGATTGAGGTGCAAGTGCTGGAACTAGGACGTGAACTTCATCCTGTTTCAGCTGCGCTTTTATATCGTTTCTATTTGAGTATGGTGACCCGTTATCCGAGCGTATGGCGTAAAGTGTATGACTATAAACAGAACAAGCCCCTCTCTTTGTGGAAGCAGTCATTCATTTACCGAATGCTTCATAGGACGATGAAGGATATGCTTTATCCTGCTCCTCCAGACTTAATTATTTGTACGCATCCTTTTAGCAGCTCATCCGTTGCCTGCTTGAAACGAGCGGGCTATACGCTTAGACTATATACAATGATTACAGATTTCCATGCGCACGGGGCGTGGGTACAGCCAGAGGTGGATCAATACCTTGTTTCCGGAGAAGAAGTATATGGACAGCTCATAGAAATGGGGGTTCCAGAAGAGAAAATTAGTATTACGGGAATTCCTTTAACAATGAATTTTCGTATAAAGCATAACAAACAGGAGGTACGGAAATTACTGGGCATTGAAAATATGCCTACGATGTTGGTTATGGGTGGAGGCCTGGGATTGGGAGGGATGGAACGATTAGGCAGCATTCTCGCAAAGTGGCGTGATTCTCTACAAATTGTTATTTGTACAGGCCACAATGAGAATCTGAGACATATGCTGGAGGCAGAGCTTCATCATCCGAACGTGCACATTCTTGGGTTTGTCGATAGCATCAGTCAATGGATGGATGCGTCCGATTGGCTGATTACAAAGGCGGGAGGGCTCACCTGTTTTGAAGCTTTAGCTAAAAGACTTCCTTTGTTTATTTATCGGCCACTCCCTGGACATGAAGAGAACAATTGCGAATTTTTAATAAGACATAAGCTGGCGATTCGTATGGATACTGAAGGAGAAGTTGATGGATGGGTGGATAAGCTTCTGCGTTATCCGCAGGCCACATCCTTTCTTGAACAGAATATGAAACAGTTCCATCAAATGCTTGATCCGCTGGCTACAGCCAGAGCGGCATTGACTTCCCTAAAAGTGGCAGATAGGAAAAGGACAAGCAGCGGATATCCGCCTGTCTTCGCACGATACAGTGGAGTATCATCTGCTGACTTGTGCAAACAAAGTGAGTAG
- a CDS encoding O-antigen ligase family protein: MHKQRTVALEWAILFLFILPPLGIVWLIGIGICHGVNRMLRKQAFYLLHPPTFFFLATLLASIGACLRTGQIVYACIPVMVAGYLGMYLYIKDNRSAWRLKYFSRMLIIGGLYITIVGQFQLHEGYTYGGDWRLGMLAGLMPMGLEETGRLFGSAYNPNFAAFLLLLSLASLIAGILQATENFKKNKASFVLHTVLALPIGIAIIQTGSRTGVAVMAVLLILFAWKMSRWVSTILLAFCCIFLSYTGSLSNVIPRFESMSQSFETRQLIWKYSMQVWHTSPIFGVTPLGFQETYALFEKTGIAHAHNLLLSLFCEYGVLGGTAFLFLIVWYVHKAIKTLMLSQQHKKPGLFFFSLPILPLTGILDHPLVSPQTALLAIILLAGWERETDGEARLNSPASPVRRTNIAHIEQSGNRLKA; this comes from the coding sequence ATGCATAAACAACGGACCGTTGCTCTCGAATGGGCAATTTTGTTTCTTTTTATTCTTCCTCCCCTGGGGATTGTATGGCTGATCGGAATAGGTATTTGTCATGGAGTTAATCGAATGCTACGCAAGCAAGCATTTTACCTTCTTCACCCTCCTACCTTCTTCTTTCTTGCGACATTGCTCGCTTCTATCGGAGCATGTCTTAGAACCGGACAGATCGTATACGCATGTATCCCCGTTATGGTAGCAGGCTATCTCGGTATGTACTTATACATAAAAGATAACCGTTCAGCATGGAGACTGAAGTATTTTAGTCGAATGCTTATTATCGGAGGCCTTTATATCACCATAGTGGGACAATTCCAATTACATGAAGGATACACGTATGGGGGGGATTGGCGACTCGGTATGTTGGCGGGGCTTATGCCAATGGGACTTGAAGAGACAGGGCGGCTGTTTGGCAGCGCATATAACCCTAACTTTGCTGCATTCTTACTTTTGCTATCTTTGGCCAGTCTGATTGCGGGCATTCTTCAAGCAACGGAAAATTTCAAAAAAAATAAGGCATCTTTCGTCCTTCATACCGTGCTTGCGCTTCCGATCGGAATCGCCATTATCCAGACAGGCTCCCGTACCGGCGTAGCTGTTATGGCCGTTTTGCTTATTTTATTTGCATGGAAAATGAGTCGATGGGTAAGTACGATACTGTTAGCATTTTGCTGCATTTTCCTATCCTATACAGGTTCTCTCTCAAATGTTATTCCCCGCTTTGAAAGCATGTCACAGTCGTTCGAAACAAGGCAACTCATCTGGAAATATAGCATGCAGGTGTGGCATACATCACCCATCTTTGGGGTGACACCTCTCGGATTCCAGGAGACGTACGCATTGTTTGAAAAGACGGGAATTGCCCATGCTCACAACTTGCTCCTGAGCCTTTTTTGCGAATACGGAGTACTCGGGGGCACTGCGTTTCTCTTCTTAATCGTATGGTATGTGCATAAGGCGATCAAAACGTTAATGCTATCGCAACAGCACAAAAAACCGGGATTGTTTTTCTTTTCCCTACCAATACTTCCGCTCACAGGTATCCTCGATCATCCGCTTGTCTCTCCGCAGACGGCATTGCTTGCGATTATCCTGCTCGCTGGTTGGGAACGTGAAACAGACGGTGAGGCGCGACTCAACTCTCCCGCTTCCCCTGTAAGGAGAACGAACATAGCACACATTGAACAATCGGGAAACCGATTGAAAGCTTGA
- the modB gene encoding molybdate ABC transporter permease subunit, translated as MEMNLHPLILSVKVAGIATVIVFIVGVGMAFLLARRSFTGKSVIESLFLLPLVLPPTVVGFGLLILFGKNGWIGKWLINWFDIQIVFTWIGAVIASVVVAFPLMYQAASAAFQTLDEKLEQAARTMGASEWRIFWTVSFPLAWPGVLAGLVLSFARALGEFGATLMIAGYIPGQTDTLPIAIYFAAEAGQIEQATGWVIIIVALGFSAMMWLNWWGRRNIRRFAQREK; from the coding sequence ATGGAGATGAATTTACACCCGCTCATATTATCGGTAAAGGTGGCGGGAATTGCTACGGTGATCGTATTCATAGTAGGAGTAGGTATGGCATTTTTGCTTGCACGCCGTAGCTTTACTGGAAAAAGCGTCATAGAATCGCTGTTCCTGTTGCCACTTGTCCTCCCTCCTACCGTTGTTGGTTTTGGGTTGCTTATACTGTTTGGAAAAAACGGCTGGATTGGCAAATGGTTAATTAATTGGTTCGACATTCAGATTGTGTTCACATGGATAGGAGCCGTTATTGCTTCGGTAGTCGTTGCGTTTCCGTTGATGTATCAGGCAGCATCCGCCGCTTTTCAAACATTGGACGAGAAGCTGGAGCAAGCGGCACGCACGATGGGCGCTTCTGAATGGAGAATATTTTGGACTGTTTCTTTTCCGCTGGCCTGGCCGGGTGTTTTGGCGGGGCTGGTGCTTTCATTTGCCCGGGCGCTTGGGGAGTTCGGAGCTACATTGATGATAGCTGGCTATATTCCCGGACAAACGGATACGCTTCCTATCGCCATTTATTTTGCAGCAGAAGCGGGACAGATAGAACAAGCAACCGGCTGGGTTATTATTATTGTCGCGCTCGGATTCAGCGCCATGATGTGGCTAAACTGGTGGGGACGAAGGAATATACGCCGCTTTGCTCAGCGGGAGAAATAA
- a CDS encoding metal ABC transporter ATP-binding protein: protein MTTAVTVKDVTIAYRKKPVVQEVSFTVPEGKLVGIMGPNGAGKSTLIKGILGLLPLVSGEVSIYGKPYKSQRKLIGYVPQRESVDWDFPTDALDVVLMGRYGHAGMFRRLRAYDKEFAYACLEKVGMADYARRQISQLSGGQQQRVFLARALAQDARVYFMDEPFTGVDAATEKAIVLLLDELKSQGKTVLVVHHDLQTVDEYFDWLLLMNIRKVAFGPTSEVFVPDNLQEAYGGKLLFQKNAAYTAQL, encoded by the coding sequence ATGACGACAGCTGTAACTGTAAAGGATGTAACGATCGCTTACCGTAAAAAGCCGGTCGTACAGGAAGTAAGCTTTACTGTACCGGAAGGAAAACTTGTCGGTATTATGGGACCGAACGGAGCGGGCAAGTCGACGTTAATTAAAGGAATTCTCGGCTTGCTTCCGCTTGTGTCCGGAGAGGTCTCCATTTATGGAAAGCCGTATAAAAGCCAGCGTAAGCTTATCGGATATGTGCCACAGCGGGAAAGCGTGGATTGGGATTTTCCCACCGATGCGCTTGATGTAGTACTGATGGGGCGCTACGGACATGCTGGAATGTTTCGGCGCCTTCGCGCGTATGACAAGGAATTCGCCTATGCTTGCCTGGAAAAAGTGGGCATGGCTGATTATGCCAGACGGCAGATTAGCCAGCTTTCCGGTGGTCAGCAACAACGCGTTTTTCTTGCTCGTGCACTGGCACAGGATGCGCGTGTATATTTCATGGATGAACCGTTTACCGGTGTTGATGCAGCGACAGAGAAGGCCATTGTTTTGCTGCTCGACGAGCTGAAAAGCCAGGGAAAGACCGTGCTGGTCGTTCATCATGACCTACAAACGGTTGACGAGTATTTTGACTGGCTGTTGCTTATGAACATTAGAAAGGTAGCTTTTGGCCCCACATCCGAAGTGTTTGTGCCGGATAATCTGCAGGAAGCGTACGGCGGAAAGCTACTATTCCAGAAAAATGCGGCTTATACCGCACAATTATAG
- a CDS encoding DUF2935 domain-containing protein, translating into MQFYYGEKMPLRILDEGEFWKLQEAEHTDVIRALVPNLEAPFVQALQVWEQALSQTQAAFVRYIELVVRMEHPMNPAVYGEIMNLVCFALEQSRQFVQLLNQLGLESQALKSNPTAITVLNHIRRESEYFIGIAEALLQVKK; encoded by the coding sequence ATGCAGTTTTATTACGGAGAAAAAATGCCGCTTCGCATTCTGGATGAAGGAGAGTTCTGGAAGCTTCAAGAGGCAGAGCATACAGATGTTATCCGTGCGCTGGTGCCCAATCTTGAGGCACCTTTCGTACAGGCGCTTCAGGTATGGGAACAAGCGCTATCTCAGACGCAGGCGGCATTTGTACGATATATAGAGCTGGTGGTGCGGATGGAACATCCGATGAATCCTGCGGTTTACGGAGAAATTATGAACCTGGTCTGCTTCGCCCTAGAACAAAGTCGACAGTTTGTCCAGTTGCTTAACCAACTGGGACTTGAGAGTCAGGCACTTAAGTCAAATCCAACAGCCATCACGGTATTGAATCACATTCGGCGCGAATCGGAATATTTTATCGGAATTGCCGAAGCTTTGCTACAGGTAAAGAAATAA